Within Pseudomonas cichorii, the genomic segment GCGACCCCCGGCGTGACAGGCCGGTATTCTAACCGACTGAACTACCGCTGCGCGTAACACTAAGAGAGAGATTGGTGGGTGATGACGGGATCGAACCGCCGACCCTCTGCTTGTAAGGCAGATGCTCTCCCAGCTGAGCTAATCACCCTTCACTCTCGGTGTGGCGCGCATTCTACGGAGCGACCCATACTCTGGCAAGCACTTTTTTAAATAATTTTTATAATCCTTCCAAAGGCTTAGCGCAGGGTTGGCCCGGACGTCCGAGGAGCGAATAATGCCCTCCTTTGTATGGAAGGAGAGATTCACCTCATGTGGTTCAAAAACCTGCTTATCTATCGCCTGACCCAGGATGTACCTTTTGATGCCGAGGCGCTGGAAACTGCATTGGCGACCAAGCCGGCCCGCGCCTGTGCCAGCCAGGAGTTGACCACTTACGGTTTCGTCGCGCCGTTCGGCAAGGGCGAGGACGCGCCATTGGTACACGTCAGCCAGGACTTCCTGCTGATTGCTGCGCGCAAGGAAGAACGCATTCTGCCCGGCAGCGTGGTGCGTGACGCATTGAAGGAAAAGGTCGACGAGATCGAAGCCGAACAGATGCGCAAGGTCTACAAGAAGGAACGCGACCAGATCAAGGATGAAATCATCCAGGCCTTCCTGCCCCGCGCCTTTATCCGCCGCTCGGCTACCTTTGCCGCCATCGCGCCGAAACAGGGCCTGATCCTGGTCAACGCTTCCAGCCCGAAACGCGCCGAAGACCTGCTGTCGACCCTGCGCGAAGTCATCGGCTCGCTGCCGGTTCGTCCGCTGACCGTCAAGACCGCGCCAAGCGCAATCATGACCGACTGGGTCAAGACCCAGAAAGCCGCCGACAACTTCTTTGTTCTGGACGAGTGCGAACTGCGCGACACCCACGAAGATGGCGGGATCGTGCGTTGCAAGCGTCAGGACCTGACCAGCGATGAAATCCAGCTGCACCTGAACACTGGCAAGGTCGTGACCCAGCTTTCCCTGGCCTGGCAGGACAAGCTGTCGTTCGTGCTGGACGACAAGCTGGTGGTCAAGCGCCTGAAGTTCGAGGACCTGCTGCAGGATCAGGCAGAACAGGACGGCGGCGACGAAGCCCTGGGCCAACTGGACGCCAGCTTCACCCTGATGATGCTGACCTTCGGCGAGTTCCTGCCCGAGCTGTTCGAGGCACTGGGCGGCGAAGAAATCCCGCAAGGGATCTGATTCGTCCGGCTGGACTGCAACAGGACCGCGCCGCCTCTATAGGCGGCGCCTCTTTTATGGATACAGGAAAAGGAGCGAGCCATGCGGGCACTGGTAGCCTTGAGCCGTTTTGTAGGGAATACGTTTGCGTACTGGGTGCTGTTATTCGCCATTCTGGCGTTCCTGTTCCCTCAGGTTTTCATTGGCCTGAAAGGCTGGATTGTCCCGTTGCTGGGGCTGGTCATGTTCGGCATGGGCCTGACCCTCAAGCTTGAAGATTTCTCTGAAGTGGTACGCAATCCCTGGCGCGTGGCGCTGGGTGTGGTCGCGCATTTCGTGATCATGCCGGGCGTTGCCTGGTTGCTGTGCCAGATATTCCATCTGCCACCGGAAATTGCCGTAGGCGTGATTCTGGTCGGTTGCTGCCCGAGCGGCACTTCGTCCAATGTCATGGCCTGGCTGGCCAAGGGCGATCTGGCGCTGGCCGTGGCCATCGCAGCCGTCACCACCCTGCTCGCCCCGTTGCTGACCCCGGCCCTGATCTGGTTCCTGGCCTCGGCCTGGCTGCCGGTGTCCTTCCTGGATATGTTCTGGTCGATCCTGCAACTGGTGATGCTGCCGATCTGCCTCGGCGTCGCCGCCCAGCGTCTGCTCGGTGCCCGGGTCAGCCATGCGGTCGACGTACTGCCGCTGATTTCGGTGGTCAGCATCGTGCTGATCGTCTGTGCCGTGGTAGCCGCCAGCCAGGCGAAGATCGCCGAGTCCGGTCTGCTGATCATGGCCGTGGTGATCCTGCATAACACCTTCGGCTTCCTGCTGGGTTACTTCACCGGCAAGGTATTCAAGCTGCCGCTGCCACAGCGAAAATCCCTGGCCCTGGAAGTCGGCATGCAGAACTCGGGGCTGGGCGCAGCACTGGCCAGTGCTCACTTCTCACCGCTGGCGGCGGTCCCCAGTGCGCTGTTCAGCGTCTGGCACAATATCTCGGGCGCCCTGCTCTCTACGTACTTTCGCAAGATGCCGGAAGAAAACGTTCAACAGCCGAACGACAAACCTGTCGCCAATTAAGACCTGACGCTCACCAATGCCTGGACTGTTTACATAACAGTTCGGGCAACTAAACCGTTTATAAAAACAGACCGCTTTCTTGACACGGATCAAGATGGCCTGAGCCGCGTTTGTCGGACAACCTATCCAGAGCAAAATAAAAACATAAAAAACAACCTCCCGCCTAAATCCCCAGTAACATGCGCCGACACCTATAACACTAACTATAACGCCCCCACTTTGTCCTGCGCCAAGTTCTCACACATCAAGGGAGTTTCACGGAAATGCTCAAGAATGCACCGCTAAGGATAAAACTCTTATTGATTTTGCTGCTTCCCTTATTGGGTTTCCTGATAGTGGGCGGCGTATTTGTTTCAAATAATTACAAAACTTTGAACGACATGAACAAGACAGTAACGGCCAGTGCTACCGCACAGAAACTGAGCCGTCTTATCACGACGCTGCAACGCGAACGGGGCGCCAGCGGCGTGTTCCTGGGCAGTCGCGGTACGGCCATGGGCGACCGCCTTATCGAACTGCGCAAGGATTCAAATCTCACGATAGAGGCCGTACGCGGATTGTCCGCACCTGGAGCCTCCGAACTTGACCCTGTCATGCGCGCACTCGACAGCGTGACGCAAACCCGTACTAACGTCGACAAGCAGGCCATTACCAGTACGGAGTCTGGAGCCCGTTATACGCAGGTCATTCAAACACTTATCGGTTATACCCACTCACTGGAAGCCAGTGTCAATAATGCGACTATCGTTCATGCACTCAGCGCGCTGAATCAATTCATCGAAATGAAAGAACGGGCTGGCCGTGAACGTGTACTACTTGGCCTTGTATTCAACCAGGATCGTTTCGACGAGAAACTGTTGTCGAGTTTCAGTCGTAACCTCGGAGAGTTCGTCGCTTACTCGGATGCTTTCAGCCGCAAGGCCCCCGCGGACTCGCTGAAAGAGTTCAACGAAAAGATGCAGACTCCGGCAGCGGTGGAAGTCGGCAAGTTGCAGCGACTGGCATTCGACGTCCCCATGGGTCAGGCATTGGGTATCAAGCCCCAGGCCTGGTTTGAAACCTCGACGAAGCGTATCGACATGATGAGTGAGGTCGAAGAAGACCTGGGCCAGAGTGTCAGCAAGCTCGCCATGCATGAGCGCAATGTCGCCAGCCGCGCCCTGTGGCTGACCATCGGCGGCGCCATCGCCGCCCTGCTTGCGGTATCGGCGCTGTCATACCTGATCATTCGCAATATCAACCTGGCTGTCAGTGATGTGAACAAAGCGCTGGACGACCTTGCCGGGCGGGATCTCACCGCAAGAGCAACCTACGAAAGCAAGGACGAATTCGGCCAGATCTCGCGCAACCTCAACCGCATGGCGCAAGAGATCCGAGATATCGTTCAGGAAATCGGCAATGCCACCGCACAGGTAGCGACCGCAGCCGAGGAGTGCTCCACCGTCACCTCAGAAACCAGCCGCAGCATCGAGCAGCAACGCCAGAGCACTGAGCTGGTAGCCACGGCGATCAACGAGATGAGCACAACCGTCAGGGAAGTGGCGCTCAGCACCAGCGATGCAGCGCAAATGTCCCAACAGGTCAACACCAGCACAACGCAAGGCCGGGGTGAAATCGAGAGCACCATCGAACTGATTCGCCAGTTGTCGGGGCAGGCCGAGCAGACAGCTTCCATTATTGGCGACCTGAAACACGAGAGTGACGCGATTTCTTCAGTGCTTGATGTCATTCGCGGGATTGCCGAGCAGACCAACCTGCTGGCCTTGAACGCCGCCATCGAAGCCGCGCGCGCCGGCGACCATGGCCGTGGCTTTGCAGTAGTGGCCTCAGAGGTGCGCACCCTGGCGCAGAAGACTCAGGAATCCACCGGCAACATCCAACAGATGATCAGCAACCTGCAGAACGGCTCGGACCGGGCAACCACGTCAATGCAGGAAACCCTGAGCAAGGCTCAGTCCGGAGCCACCAAAGTCGAGCGCGCAGGCGCACTGCTGACGGAGATCGCCGAGGGGGTGACCAGCATCAGCGACCGCAACATTCAGATCGCATCGGCGGCGGAAGAGCAGAGCGCGGTGTCCGAAGACATTAACCGCAACGTCAACGAGATCAATGACCTGGTCATACAGGTCAGTGCCGGTGCCGAACAGACGGCCATTACCAGCCAGGAACTGGCGCGCCTGGCCGAACACCAGCAGCGTCTGGTCAGCCGTTTCAAGGTAGCCTGACAACAGAACCTGAAGGGGCGCGAGCCCCTTCAGCGCTGTCTAACGCCCTGCCCCTCTCAATACCTTCACCTGCTCACGCACATCCGCAGGTTTCGCTGCATCGGCCGCAATCGCAGGTCCGGCTACCAGCACCACTCTGGACCACAGGCGACGAAAGAGTTTCTTGTCTGGCGCATAACTGAAGAAACTGCCCCACAACCCCTGCAACGCCAGCGGAATCACCGGCACCGGTGTCTCTTCGATCACACGACTCATGCCGCTCTTGAAACCACTGATCTCGCCATCGCGGGTCAGTTTGCCTTCGGGGAAGATGCAGACCAGCTCACCATCGGCCAGGTATCGGGCAATCCTTTGGAACGCCTGCTCGTAGATTTCCAGGTCCTCGTTGCGACCGGCAATCGGGATGGTGCCAGCAGTGCGGAAAATGAAGTTGAGCACTGGCAAGCGGTAGATCTTGTAATACATGACAAAACGGATAGGACGACGCACGGCCCCACCAATCAGCAGCGCATCGACAAAAGAGACATGGTTGCAGACCAGCAAGGCCGGGCCTTCTTCGGGGATCAGGTCCAGGTTGCGGTGCTCGACGCGGTACATGGAATGGCTGAGCAGCCAGATCATGAAGCGCATGGTGAACTCGGGGACGATCTTGAAGATGTAGGCGTTGACCGCAATGTTCATCAGCGAGATCACCAGGAACAACTGCGGGATCGACAGTTTGGCGAAGCTGAGCATCAGGATGGAAACGATGGCCGACACCACCATGAACAACGCATTGAGAATGTTGTTGGAAGCAATGACCCGCGAGCGCTCCTTCTCCGGGGTTCGGGACTGGATCAGCGCGTACAGCGGCACGATGTAAAAGCCACCGAAAACCCCGATCCCGAGAATATCCAGCAATACCCACCAGGCCTGTCCATAGGAAAGCACGGCCAGCCAGTCGTTGGCCTGCACGTTCTGCGGGAATCCGCCCGAATGCCACCACAGCAACAAGCCAAACACCGTCAGCCCCATGGAGCCGAACGGCACCAGACCAATCTCGACCTTGTGGCCGGACATCCGCTCACAAAGCAACGAGCCCAGAGCAATACCGATGGAGAACACCGTCAGGATCAGTGTGACAACGGTTTCGTCGCCGTACATCCACTCCTTGGCGTAGGCCGGGATCTGTGTCAGGTAAATAGCCCCCACGAACCAGAACCAGGAGTTGCCGACAATCGAGCGCGACACCGCAGGTGTTTGCCCAAGCCCCATGCGCAAGGTAGCCCAGGACTGGGTGAAGATATTCCAGTTCAGCTTCATTTCCGGGGAAGCCGCTGGCGCTTTCGGAATGCCGTAGCTGGCCACGAAACCCAGGCATGCCACCAGCACAATGGCGGCAGATACCACGAAGGCGTAATGACTGGAGGACATCATGATCCCGGCGCCGATGGTGCCCGCAAGGATCGCCAGGAAGGTGCCCATTTCCACCAGCCCGTTCCCGCCGACCAACTCGTTCTCACGCAGGTGCTGCGGCAGGATCGAATACTTGACCGGCCCGAACAGTGCCGAATGAGTGCCCATGGCAAACAGCGCCAGTAACATCATCCACAGATGATCAAACAGAAACCCGGCCGCACCGACCACCATGATGCCGATCTCTGCCAGCTTGATCAGCCGGATCAGCGCATCCTTGGGATACTTCTCACCGAACTGCCCGGCCAGTGCCGAAAACAGAAAGAACGGCAGGATGAACAGCAAGGCGCACAGGTTGACGTAAATCGAACGGTCGCCGTCGATGCTCAACTTGTAGAGGATGGCAAGAATCAGCGATTGCTTGAAGATGTTGTCATTGAATGCCCCAAGGGACTGGGTGATGAAAAACGGCAGAAAGCGCCGTTTTCCGAGCAGGCTGAATTGTGACTGTTGGCTCATCGTCCGTGGTCCTGAATGGCTATGGGGCTGGCGAATCGGTCGCCAGCCCGTGCGCTATTGAAGACGGATCCCCCACCGATGTCGATAGGCGGTGCAACGGAATCGTTATCAGAGCGCGATCCCTCTCACTCCTTGCGTCGTGCCAGCCCGGACACCACGGCGACGAACAGCAGGCTGAATCCCCAGCCGGCAAGAATTTCAAACCACATGACAAACCTGACCCAGCGCTTGGGGCTGGTGAAGAAACCGAGCATTTCGGCGAATACATTCGCCTTGGGTGTCTCGATCACTGGTGCCCAGTCGTCTTCCTGATGCAGGTTGACCAGCGGCAGCAGCAGGTCCAGCGAAAACGCAACAGGACTGAAAGCGGTGTACTCCTGCGGCAAGGCATCGCACAGATACCAGTTGGCGGTGCCAGAAGGTTCATTACCCGTCGGCGACAGCGGCGGCGAACACTCCTTATAGGCGGGGTTCTGGAAAACCAGTGGATCGCTGGGAGCGAAAATCGCCTGATGACTCGCCGCCCACCAATAGAAGGCAGCGCATGACAGCCAGACGCCCAGGAACCAGGGCAGCAGCAACATCGGACGATAGCCATAGCCACTGAGCGGTCCGTACAGGGCGTGCAGAGTGGTCATCAAACGCCGGTAGCAACGGCGCCAAAATCCAGGCCAGCGCTTGGGACTTTGACCGATCAGCCCTTTCTTGCGAAGCCGCCTTTCGAACTCGATACCCACCTGCCGGGCATCTTCGGCATGGCCCATTTCTTCCAGGACTTTTTGCAGTTGTCGCCAGGGTTGGGGGTAGAACTCGGGGAGTTGGCCTTCCGTTGGCTTGGGAATATGCTGTTTATCGAGCCAGGCTAAACGCTCCTCAATCCGCATTTGCTCGTTGACGTGAATGAAGCCGTAGACGAAGCCGTTAAGGTTAACCTTCTCGCCCCAGCTTTCCTTATCGTCATTCAGGGATCCCACGCGCCCGCCGAGGAATGAAACCCTTTCTGGAGGAGTCTCCATCTTTCGCAAAATCAGCGAGCCGCCAACGGTGACCCGAGGAGCACGGATTTCGGTGATGTACTTGGCGCCATCAATAACCATATCACCTTGAAGTTGCAGGCTATGCAAAACCACACTGCTTTTAGCGGTGAATCCCTCTCTCAGAAATAATGAGCCGCCGACAACGGCCCCATCCATACGGATAGAGTCACCTCCATTACCGTCAAAGCAACCATTAGCACAATCAAATTGCCTTGAAATTCTGGCACCTAAAAAGCGAACGCCACCAATCGCAGAAAAACCGTGGCGAAGAAAAACATCTCCCTGAACGTTAATCCGGTCAGCTCTTAATGCAGGGCCTTGGTCATTCTCGATACGTGCACCGTTACATGCCAAATCGCCACCGATCTGCATGGCGATCAAGTTGATACCGCCTTTGGCCTCGATCCTATCCAAGTACAGGCTGTTCCCGCAGGTCGCTCCATCGGTAGTCAAAGCCCAATCGCCTGCACCATCCAGTTTTGAATTTAATAGAGCTATCTGCCCCTGAACATGTGCATTCTGAAAGTTGACCGCTGCCGATGAAACGATTTCTATGAGTAGTAAAGCGCCTTCCGCTCTGAGGCGAGCACCTTGAACACCTTTCAGCCTGGAGCCACGAAGAAATAGTGTATTCATCAGCCTCGCGTCTTCCAGAATCAACGCAGCTTCAAAATCACACCATCGCAAACTCAAAGGCAATGACAGGTCCAGACTCCGGAGATCAAGCATTCCGGTAATACAACCCCCACACAGTTGAACGCCCTGCTCATGCACTATCGCCTGTTCATCACCTCCCAAGGCCAGAAAACGTATAAAACTGGCACGCACCTGATTGTCTGTCGTCTTCTCTTCAGGAACGCTGGCTCCCACTTCAGCTACGGTGCCATTCCTACAACACTTCAACAGCAATTGCTCGGCAGGCAGTAACGGCAAAAAATCACTCAACGAGCGCCCTGACGGCTTCATCTCACATCCCTTTTATGGTGACAGCAGCCAGAACTCCCCGGTCTGTCGAAAAAAGAGCAGATGGTAGGCATAAGGCCTGTTGCCATCAACGACTAACCATAACGCTCTGGTAATCCCCTGCGACGCCTTGCCACGCTCGACCTTGGTCGAGAAAGACGAATGGCATACATCGTGCGAGACTGCCGACTATCTGTGCATTCTGGAAATTCATATGTCGCTGTCCAGCGGGCTGATTGCTGCTGTTGCCCTGACCTACATGGCCATTATGTTTGCCATCGCCTTCTACGGTGACCGGTACAGCGCCTCGCTGCGCCCGACCATGCGCGCCTGGGTCTACAGCCTTTCGCTGGCGGTCTATTGCACCAGCTGGACCTTCTTCGGCGCCGTGGGCCAGGCGGCCGAGCAATTATGGTCGTTCCTGCCGATCTATCTGGGGCCTATCGTATTGATGCTGCTGGCACCCTGGGTGCTGCAGAAGATGGTGCTGATCAGCAAGCAGGAAAACATCACGTCGATTGCCGACTTCATTGCCGCACGCTACGGCAAGTCGCAACCGTTGGCGGTGATGGTGGCGTTGATCTGCCTGATCGGGATGCTGCCCTACATTGCCTTGCAGTTAAAAGGCATTGTGCTGGGGGTCAACATTCTGATCGGTGCGGGAGCCGACTCAACCGGGACCAGTGCCCAGGACACCGCGCTGGTGGTGTCGCTGATTCTCGCGCTGTTTACCATCGTGTTCGGCGCACGCAATCTGGACGTCACCGAGCACCATCGCGGCATGGTGCTGGCGATAGCCTTTGAAGCGCTGGTCAAGTTGCTGGCGTTCATGGCGGTCGGGGTGTTCGTCACTTTCGGTCTGTTCGATGGCTTCGACGATCTGTTCAATCAGGCCAGACTCGCACCGCGCCTTGAAGAATACTGGCAGGAAACCATCAACTGGCCTGCGATGATTGTGCAGACAGGCGTGGCGATGATGGCGATTATCTGCCTGCCCAGGCAGTTCCACGTCACAGTAGTAGAAAACATCGAGCCACAGGACCTGAACCTGGCCAAGTGGGTGTT encodes:
- the rdgC gene encoding recombination-associated protein RdgC produces the protein MWFKNLLIYRLTQDVPFDAEALETALATKPARACASQELTTYGFVAPFGKGEDAPLVHVSQDFLLIAARKEERILPGSVVRDALKEKVDEIEAEQMRKVYKKERDQIKDEIIQAFLPRAFIRRSATFAAIAPKQGLILVNASSPKRAEDLLSTLREVIGSLPVRPLTVKTAPSAIMTDWVKTQKAADNFFVLDECELRDTHEDGGIVRCKRQDLTSDEIQLHLNTGKVVTQLSLAWQDKLSFVLDDKLVVKRLKFEDLLQDQAEQDGGDEALGQLDASFTLMMLTFGEFLPELFEALGGEEIPQGI
- a CDS encoding bile acid:sodium symporter family protein; protein product: MRALVALSRFVGNTFAYWVLLFAILAFLFPQVFIGLKGWIVPLLGLVMFGMGLTLKLEDFSEVVRNPWRVALGVVAHFVIMPGVAWLLCQIFHLPPEIAVGVILVGCCPSGTSSNVMAWLAKGDLALAVAIAAVTTLLAPLLTPALIWFLASAWLPVSFLDMFWSILQLVMLPICLGVAAQRLLGARVSHAVDVLPLISVVSIVLIVCAVVAASQAKIAESGLLIMAVVILHNTFGFLLGYFTGKVFKLPLPQRKSLALEVGMQNSGLGAALASAHFSPLAAVPSALFSVWHNISGALLSTYFRKMPEENVQQPNDKPVAN
- a CDS encoding methyl-accepting chemotaxis protein; translation: MLKNAPLRIKLLLILLLPLLGFLIVGGVFVSNNYKTLNDMNKTVTASATAQKLSRLITTLQRERGASGVFLGSRGTAMGDRLIELRKDSNLTIEAVRGLSAPGASELDPVMRALDSVTQTRTNVDKQAITSTESGARYTQVIQTLIGYTHSLEASVNNATIVHALSALNQFIEMKERAGRERVLLGLVFNQDRFDEKLLSSFSRNLGEFVAYSDAFSRKAPADSLKEFNEKMQTPAAVEVGKLQRLAFDVPMGQALGIKPQAWFETSTKRIDMMSEVEEDLGQSVSKLAMHERNVASRALWLTIGGAIAALLAVSALSYLIIRNINLAVSDVNKALDDLAGRDLTARATYESKDEFGQISRNLNRMAQEIRDIVQEIGNATAQVATAAEECSTVTSETSRSIEQQRQSTELVATAINEMSTTVREVALSTSDAAQMSQQVNTSTTQGRGEIESTIELIRQLSGQAEQTASIIGDLKHESDAISSVLDVIRGIAEQTNLLALNAAIEAARAGDHGRGFAVVASEVRTLAQKTQESTGNIQQMISNLQNGSDRATTSMQETLSKAQSGATKVERAGALLTEIAEGVTSISDRNIQIASAAEEQSAVSEDINRNVNEINDLVIQVSAGAEQTAITSQELARLAEHQQRLVSRFKVA
- a CDS encoding MFS transporter → MSQQSQFSLLGKRRFLPFFITQSLGAFNDNIFKQSLILAILYKLSIDGDRSIYVNLCALLFILPFFLFSALAGQFGEKYPKDALIRLIKLAEIGIMVVGAAGFLFDHLWMMLLALFAMGTHSALFGPVKYSILPQHLRENELVGGNGLVEMGTFLAILAGTIGAGIMMSSSHYAFVVSAAIVLVACLGFVASYGIPKAPAASPEMKLNWNIFTQSWATLRMGLGQTPAVSRSIVGNSWFWFVGAIYLTQIPAYAKEWMYGDETVVTLILTVFSIGIALGSLLCERMSGHKVEIGLVPFGSMGLTVFGLLLWWHSGGFPQNVQANDWLAVLSYGQAWWVLLDILGIGVFGGFYIVPLYALIQSRTPEKERSRVIASNNILNALFMVVSAIVSILMLSFAKLSIPQLFLVISLMNIAVNAYIFKIVPEFTMRFMIWLLSHSMYRVEHRNLDLIPEEGPALLVCNHVSFVDALLIGGAVRRPIRFVMYYKIYRLPVLNFIFRTAGTIPIAGRNEDLEIYEQAFQRIARYLADGELVCIFPEGKLTRDGEISGFKSGMSRVIEETPVPVIPLALQGLWGSFFSYAPDKKLFRRLWSRVVLVAGPAIAADAAKPADVREQVKVLRGAGR
- a CDS encoding membrane-associated oxidoreductase, translated to MSDFLPLLPAEQLLLKCCRNGTVAEVGASVPEEKTTDNQVRASFIRFLALGGDEQAIVHEQGVQLCGGCITGMLDLRSLDLSLPLSLRWCDFEAALILEDARLMNTLFLRGSRLKGVQGARLRAEGALLLIEIVSSAAVNFQNAHVQGQIALLNSKLDGAGDWALTTDGATCGNSLYLDRIEAKGGINLIAMQIGGDLACNGARIENDQGPALRADRINVQGDVFLRHGFSAIGGVRFLGARISRQFDCANGCFDGNGGDSIRMDGAVVGGSLFLREGFTAKSSVVLHSLQLQGDMVIDGAKYITEIRAPRVTVGGSLILRKMETPPERVSFLGGRVGSLNDDKESWGEKVNLNGFVYGFIHVNEQMRIEERLAWLDKQHIPKPTEGQLPEFYPQPWRQLQKVLEEMGHAEDARQVGIEFERRLRKKGLIGQSPKRWPGFWRRCYRRLMTTLHALYGPLSGYGYRPMLLLPWFLGVWLSCAAFYWWAASHQAIFAPSDPLVFQNPAYKECSPPLSPTGNEPSGTANWYLCDALPQEYTAFSPVAFSLDLLLPLVNLHQEDDWAPVIETPKANVFAEMLGFFTSPKRWVRFVMWFEILAGWGFSLLFVAVVSGLARRKE